The genomic segment ataaaaaaaaattatgtgtattttaatttttttttgcttaatgactagaaaaatattaagtttggagtgtgataactctacaaaatagagttattttatcacattttatatgttaattgttgcttagttcttaagattttaaagtaatttattaagttattttgaatttattaggtttattttaattttatagatttttatatgtttttataaatattttattgtaatatattatagtttaattatttgaaattagtgttgctagattaaaagttaaaaatttgattttattgagtttaaatgtcaaagtaaattaagttttaattattattttcaaataatttatgttttatattttattattgaaaatatttagttttaatttagtttatgtttattttgtaggagtTATTGCATTTTTGGATTGAAAattcataagaaaaaaaaaatgaaaacttaaAGAAATGCGgcaaatctgaagaaaaaaaaatgatttggaGAGCTCAGCCCGAAGCCAGCTCCCCAGGCCCGACGCTTGGGCCCGCATCTTCTTCCCCCACTTGGGCCCGCGCCCAACAACCCCCAGAAGCCCACTGCCTTGCGCCCAGGTCCGCCTGCCCTTCAGCCTTCGGCCCAGCCTGCCTGCCCTCTCCAGCCACCAGTTGCTCCCAGCTCCTAAGCCTCCACGGGCCAACCCAACCTAGAAGAACCCCACAACCTAGCCGCCTGCACCCCAAACCCGCTTGCATTCTCTCCTCTTAAGCCCAAAAATGTCTTTTTGTCCCCTTGTCTCACAAATGTcatttttttacccaacttttttACATATTTTACCACAAAATCTATCACTACACCCTACAATTTACATCTACTTgccatatttttatttattgaaaatttaatttaatttatttacattgattattttaatacttatatttggctataaataggtagTTTCAAGACAATTTTTGGAGTGCTTAATTTTTAGGTTACGATCATCTTTTCTACACTTTCTctctacattttctctcttccttttggaagaccattttgtgccaagtatgtatttcttttgtaatatattttggaTTTTAGTTACGTGCTTCTAatgtgcttctaatatttttcataagattattaagatcatgatgaatcAACTTgcaactagatagtatttattgttgtatgttgatttctcttgtaatgcaacaaagcttatgaatttttcttcttcatatatgtttttcatctttaatatcttgtattttggattgttagataatattacaTTTTGTTATTCATtatgcaaaacataatattctttaattaatacgtgtcattaaattgtacacatccaatgcttagaacaaaaatattattttttgccttataaataatgttatttgattttttgttatttcattaggttgatttacattaaatgctttgaaattaaatattttttaaaaagtgaagaaaaatcctatctttatAGAAATAATtgtgcttaaattataaatctatttggaaaatgatcgCTTGGTTTATTTTAACAATCACTAAActttgggaatcaatatactaataaatattattaaacttatattttgtggattctagtatcttaataatctttcttttacaacttatttacaaatcataattggtattttttttctcttaaatatctttattttctatcttttattttactttcttgacattaaatcttatcaatctttggaactaggttaaaatttatttagttttggtttaaaatagtttcttttttattttagacaaatcttttgggtttgacatccttgcttacacgaactctatactatatatatgattcgtgcgcttgcgatgtacatatttaaaacatactcatTTTTTGTCCATCAACGACCGTTGATCACCTATGGAGTAGGCCCTTGAGCGTGATCCAACAGTCATGAATATCAAGGCGCGAATCGTGATCATAGCATGGGAAAAGGATGCCTTGGGTACAGAGTGAAAAGACATCTTAGGTATAGATTGGACGTCTTGGGCACGGAAAAGACTCATCATTAAATGACATcgattgatgggcccaacaatagggATTCATTGTGGCATTACCTTTTTGCAGGTGGTATGCCTCGAAAAGCCCAAACGTCTCCCCCCGAACACGTCCCACGAAATTAACCCTCTcaatctaagtctccactgtcctaggacgagtgaagacttggggagAAAATGTCGTCCGTGTTTTCTCTAAGTGACATGTGGCAGTTATTAAGGAGTAATTGAGCTTCGTGGAAGGTAATAGTATCCTTTGAGTTCGCCTAGAGCTCCTCAAAAGGAAGGTCTTACCCATGTTAATCATGCACCGCATCCGAATAAGTATGTCCTCGAGCAGGACCAAGTCCCGAGGACTATGATTATGATGCTCCCCAGGTCTTTCCATTCGAGTCATCCAGGTCTATGAGGACCATCCTCGGGGCCTGGGATGTAGTGTCAGGTGTCAAGCGCAATGACTCTGAACCACAAGCAACTATGTGACATGTTAGTGTTACCTAAGTCGTGGTGTCAAGTTTGTACAAGCGACAAGTAAGATGTCTCATGacgccgcctgacatgggaaaacatGCAGCTATCCCCTGACACTGTAAGGGGTGTATTACCCCCAAAAAGTTGTGGGTTGTAACCTCATAAATGGGCCCCGTGTGCTACGTCTGGGCCCACCAGTTCCTTAACTACGAGAATGTATATtttagcattaataccccattaAGGGGGAACATTTGTAATAAATCCCCATTGAGGAAATTAATTGTCATCAACCATCTATAGATAGGGCTAGGACACATTTTGCAAATGATCCATGATTCATTTTTCTACCATTGTATTCAATGCATTGCTAAAACGCTGCCTAAACTCCATGGAAGCTTAAGACCCCCAAGCTTCTCaaatcctaatacaagtgactcatggactatgaTTATTTAATaacatgaaccacgtaaaatcttcgTGTTCTTCTTGTAATTTCTTTAAGTCtttaagtttttatttaattagttaatagAGAAAAATGCAGTCAACAATATCAATATGAAAATTAAATGTGACACCTAAATCTATTTATTTCGTGTCATTTGTGTCATTAGATCGTATTGAAAATTACTGACCCTAGTTGACTAGCTTTCTTTTGGAGAAATTTGAACCTACTATTGCTGTTTTGTTGCTAAATAGAAGAGAAACTCATGTTCCTTGGCAAGTACATCGAAAGTTTAGATGATAATGCCCTGTTCATCAGCCTATATTTGCTGCTCTCATAGTTGACATTACTCTTAACAAGTGTGACTTTGTTCCTATTTTTAAACTAGACAAGCTGCCCAAAGGGACTTGAACCTTAGACATTGCTAACCAAATAATATGTGAGAACGAAGAAACTATAGCAATTACTGTGTAGTTGCCCAAGAGGAACTTGAACCTCAGACATTGTGGGAGCACACCATATCTGACCATTTGAGTTACACCCCTCTTGGGGTAGACTTTGGTCCTATTTAAAGCTTTCTACACCCATGTTTCTCAATCCGGTCTTGTTGTTCCTAGCACCTGGTATCGTTTTAACAAGATATTTCTTGTCTAGCTCAGTTAAACAAAGTAgagtaaattatttaaaaaagaaCTATCAACTATTACTGTTTTTTGCTGAGGAATGACATACAATAATATACGCAGGCAAAGATGGTACCTGAAAAAGCAGACAAGTTTTAAAACAGAAAATAGATTTGCTGACAACATTAGTACCACCCAAAGAAACATGGCTTTTGAGATTGACACAAGGCAGCTAAGACACAGATGATGGTTTACATTCCATAACACTTCATCCTTGAACCTGGTTTCCTTTAATTTAAGGACACTTTTTCTCTGTCAACACTTCAAACAAAACTATAATAAAATAACTATCAACCACTGCTAGTTCCCGACTGAGCAGTGACATATGTATTCATATATTAACTATTTACATACACACCATGAGATAGAAAAGCAGGGAAGATACGAAAAGGCATACAAGAAAAATAGAAAAGAGTGAAATCCCAACTGAGTATATAGACTACTAATCTACTATTTACATATCACGACAGTTCAGAAACATTTTCTTACCACGCCAGGAAGCATGACACCAAATCTCACATGTCTTGTGTTCCATTAGTGCTACACCAAGAGACAAGACTGTTGACATGAGGTAGGTAGGAAGCAGAGAAAGGGACACATCCATTTACTGCCTCAACCTTCGTCATCTCTTGGAGTTGGAAGTTATAAACATAAAATGAGCCATCTTCATCTCTCTTGAAAACCATTTCTCCTTTGATTCTTAAACTAAAAAGGGGAACCATATCTAAAATGCAACCTATAGTTATACTATGTTGCTTTATCCACACATCACCGAATAAGCCTTTCAAGATCCACACATCTATTTGATTAACTTCATCATGTGTTACAAAACCTAAGAAGCCACTCACCTCAACAATACGATCATAAGTTCTGCAAGTTTTTGGTAGAGTTATTTGGTGAAACTTGTCTTCTTCCAATTCCAAGGAGACTACATAGTCATTGTGGTCAATTTGAGGAATCCAATGTAAAGCTCCAATTGCAAATACCGGATTATATCCAAACCAACGAATGAGTCCAAATGAAGGACCATCAACCTCTCTCCATGATCTCTTTCCAATGACCAGAATCTCACAATTGATGTACCCCAGTTGATCTCTAAACAAGTGCACAACTTTGTAGTCACCAGTAACACTGCTTAAGGAAAAACCATAAGATTCATTATGTTGAGGAAAAAGAGTGCCAAGAGGAAGAGGCATCATCTTTCTAGTCACTGGATTCATGAGTATCAGTCCTCCCTTCTTCATTTTATTATCAAGTAAAATTAGACCATTGCAGGTAGCTCTAATCTTGCCTAAACAACTTATATTGTATTCTCTTATCTGACTCTTTCCATCTTTAAATTCTATGAACTGGACAGAAAACTTTGAAGCTGCATTAACCAATGGTTGCTCCAAAAAAAAGGCAGAATTAGACTGATTAAGTCTTGCTTCAACTGAAACAACATTTGGCTTCTCAGAAAGTATGGGAACCATGGTTGTTTCTGTTCGAGGTGAggatacaaaaatcaaaacagaTTCAGCACGGCGAAGATGGGCAGCAATGAATTTGGCATTATCAATTATATTATACCAAGGCTTACAAACAAACCTTGACCTTTGAATAGAGTCAAGAGGAAGACGTACAAGGATATTTGACACACAATCATCATGAAGGTAAGGAACTAGATCAGTCTCGTGTTGCTTTCGTTTTCCTTCCTCTATCTTTCTAATGTATGCTCTTTCTTCCACTAATCTTAATAACCTTGCCATGTCCTCTAAATTTACGTGATTTAAACCTATAGAAAAAACAATGACTCAGCATTTCCATTGTTAGATTTATATTATTTGGAACATAAGAAcacaaaacacacacacacacgatGTTGGAGCAAAGAAACACAACATTCAATCAAACCATCTAAAGATTGCAGAAAATTGAATCAAATGGAGTATGAAAACTTTTGAAAGATTAGACAGAGAGAAAGGACAAATGCCACAAGTTCATATATATTGTACTCTGTGGGGAATGTTGACTGCTAAATTCTTTGACCCAACAATAGAGAAAGACCTATTTACTTGAAGAAAAAAGGTAAGCAAAACTGAAAAACTAGTATCATTCAAGCGATAGTTGTTCTTGTGTTCCATTTTAGCTCTGTCAAATGATCTGAAATCCATTCTTCAATAGATGAGTACAAGTAGATATGTTTCATTTAGTTATAGATAGAACTTACAAACTTGACAACTGACCAAGTTGCAACGCTTAGCATATGATTTTCAGTCTCAGACTACACAAGTCATGTCACAATCCATCGTAAAAAAGTATATGTTACACAAAATAAATGAAGTTCCACTGTGAAAAAAAAGAAGGATGTCATTTCTCAATAACTTCTCAACGTAGAAGAAAACCAGAATCATTTAACCTCAACTATTTCATTGTGATCAATAGCTTTTGACATGAATGCAACAAGGAAAAGAGACCAAGTTCAACGAGAAAGAAAGCAATTAATGAAACTGAACAAATAATTCACATAGTACAAATGTTTTCTAACCAAAATACACATCAAGATTCGTTTTATGTGTTTTCTACTGAAGTTACACAGCACTGTAATCAAAATCACAATGGAATCCAGATGGACGCTAAAGTGTCTTAGTACTAATTGTCAAAAGGTGCATGGAAAGCCCTAATGGTAAATCACAAGACAGAGAAGACATTGTCAATATAACTGGTTACTACTTCTCCATCATTAATGCAAGCAAAACCACTAGAGAGTTGAACCTTAACATTATGAAGGGGAAAAAAAGAACGGAATGATGCAAAATTCTAATTTGCATAAACACTAATACAAGATCTTAGACCTTTATGATTTTCacaattatataaatatagattAAGAACTCACCTTATTCCATAATAAAATCTTGAATAGAGCATACAATCAATAAGCAAAACAAACTACTATTTCTCTCTCTAACCATCTCTATAATTTTTTATACGTGTATTGTGATGGAAAAAACACATATTTATAAGTAGAGAAGACCAGTTTCCTGAAATCGCCATTTACATACTTTCCATAATGGTGAGCAAATAATGAGAAACTTACCCATCCTCAATATTTGACTAACAAATAATATATTAAACCATATCCAAATATTaacaaattaataaatatcttttttttttaagttgatAAATATCCATTTAATAATGGAAAGGGGCCACACATTAAAAATTCTTACACGCCCAAACATGATTAGATAAGGAACAGAACATAATATCAAACCAGGAAGAATCGAAATTCGCGATGAGGAGAAAATTTTAATATACCCAGTAATTAcagatgcttttttttttttttttttgctttattgaaataaaaattaagaaaataaaagtaaacacaaaaaacaaaaacaaacaatcGAAGAAAATAAGATCTCAATGACAGATGCAATCTATATttcttcagaaaaaaaaaaaaaaaccaattatTCTTTGATAACTCTTATTTCCACTTGATCTATGGATAAGGGTTTGGGGAATATTTTTCCAATAAGCCAAGCATTCgacataaacaaaaaaaatgataataacaaATAATTATTGGAAAATTGCAATGTACACTGACCATGGAGAAACTGCACATGGCTGTTAGCAATTTATCAAATCACAGAAACTCCATTGAACCTTAGGAGctaaattaaatgaataatttaaaatatatatatatttatatatatatatatatatatatgaaaagcaGAGTCGCACTAATCTTGATTCCCACCAACAAATTAATGacttgaataaaaaataa from the Humulus lupulus chromosome X, drHumLupu1.1, whole genome shotgun sequence genome contains:
- the LOC133803447 gene encoding F-box/kelch-repeat protein At3g23880-like yields the protein MARLLRLVEERAYIRKIEEGKRKQHETDLVPYLHDDCVSNILVRLPLDSIQRSRFVCKPWYNIIDNAKFIAAHLRRAESVLIFVSSPRTETTMVPILSEKPNVVSVEARLNQSNSAFFLEQPLVNAASKFSVQFIEFKDGKSQIREYNISCLGKIRATCNGLILLDNKMKKGGLILMNPVTRKMMPLPLGTLFPQHNESYGFSLSSVTGDYKVVHLFRDQLGYINCEILVIGKRSWREVDGPSFGLIRWFGYNPVFAIGALHWIPQIDHNDYVVSLELEEDKFHQITLPKTCRTYDRIVEVSGFLGFVTHDEVNQIDVWILKGLFGDVWIKQHSITIGCILDMVPLFSLRIKGEMVFKRDEDGSFYVYNFQLQEMTKVEAVNGCVPFSASYLPHVNSLVSWCSTNGTQDM